A portion of the Geitlerinema sp. PCC 9228 genome contains these proteins:
- a CDS encoding pentapeptide repeat-containing protein, with translation MAIALFLATILGVVATGCREQDNMALLTETKECLECDLSGAELANAELRAAKLNFSNLSKADLQNADLTRSLLDSTNLQRANLSNAKLTRAALTNASLQNANLSGADLEGAFLRGVDLRNANLQNANLQNADLSNANLAGANLAGANFQGAIMPDGSIKEPADASAEPTDGS, from the coding sequence ATGGCGATCGCTCTTTTCCTTGCCACCATCCTTGGTGTCGTTGCTACCGGATGTCGGGAACAAGACAACATGGCTTTGCTAACGGAAACCAAAGAATGTTTGGAATGCGATTTATCGGGGGCAGAACTTGCTAATGCCGAACTGAGGGCTGCCAAGCTCAATTTTTCTAACTTAAGCAAGGCGGATTTGCAAAACGCCGATTTAACGCGATCGCTGTTAGATAGTACTAACTTACAAAGGGCCAATCTTAGCAACGCCAAACTCACTCGAGCTGCTCTTACCAATGCGAGCTTACAAAACGCCAATCTCTCTGGCGCTGACTTAGAAGGCGCTTTTTTGCGCGGTGTCGATTTGCGCAACGCCAACTTACAAAACGCCAACCTGCAAAATGCCGACCTCAGTAATGCCAACTTAGCCGGTGCCAACTTAGCCGGTGCCAATTTCCAAGGTGCTATTATGCCGGATGGTTCAATTAAAGAACCCGCAGATGCTTCGGCAGAGCCAACGGATGGGTCTTAG
- a CDS encoding iron ABC transporter permease, which translates to MTRFSLDDLRALPKNNDLRLGRLLPGGWTILVGAIAIAIATPILFVFANIFAEPQVSFGQDNTTSLWQHLAETVLGDYIQNSLVLMLGSSIGVLVIGVGTAWLVVACRFPGSGIFEWALLLPLAVPTYLLAYTYTDLLGVAGPLQQAIRDWLQVSYGEYWFPSIRSMGGAIALFAFTLYPYVYMLARVAFLEQSGCTLEASRSLGCGPWRSFVTVALPLARPAIAAGLSLVMMETLNDFGTVQYFGINTFTTGIYNTWFGMGDRVAASKLAAFLMLFVFILIVLERFSRRRARYYQSTGSDRTVPPYQLTGIRAAAASLVCLLPCAIGFLLPAGILLKMSLDNLQTFDHRFWELSQHSFGLAVATAILGVAIALIIAYGVRLQPNALMRFSARVASMGYAIPGAVIAVGILIPMGNLDNSIDAWMRSQFGISTGLLLSGTVFALIFAYIVRFLAVSFGTVESSLNKIHPNLDAAARSLGHNTTSTLLRVHIPMMASSLLTAGMLVFVDVMKELPATIIIRPFNFNTLAVRVYNLASDERLAEAAAPALAIVLVGIVPVILLSWQISRARQ; encoded by the coding sequence ATGACCAGGTTTTCATTGGACGATTTGCGCGCGCTGCCGAAGAACAACGATTTACGCCTGGGTCGCCTGCTGCCTGGGGGATGGACGATTTTGGTGGGTGCGATCGCGATCGCCATTGCTACCCCCATTTTATTTGTTTTTGCCAATATTTTCGCCGAACCCCAGGTATCGTTTGGTCAAGATAATACCACCAGCCTGTGGCAGCATTTGGCAGAAACGGTCCTTGGCGATTATATCCAAAATTCGCTGGTGTTGATGCTCGGGTCCAGCATTGGCGTGTTGGTTATTGGCGTGGGAACGGCTTGGCTGGTGGTTGCCTGTCGTTTTCCTGGCAGTGGTATTTTTGAATGGGCGTTGCTGCTACCGCTGGCGGTGCCTACTTATTTGCTAGCCTATACCTATACGGATTTGTTGGGGGTTGCTGGTCCCCTGCAACAGGCAATTCGCGATTGGTTGCAAGTTAGCTATGGGGAGTATTGGTTTCCCTCCATTCGTTCCATGGGTGGCGCGATCGCGTTGTTTGCGTTTACGTTATATCCCTACGTGTACATGCTGGCGCGGGTGGCTTTTTTGGAACAGTCGGGATGTACTCTAGAAGCCAGCCGTTCCCTGGGATGCGGACCTTGGCGCAGTTTTGTTACGGTGGCGTTGCCTTTAGCCAGACCAGCCATTGCGGCGGGATTGTCGCTGGTGATGATGGAAACCCTCAACGATTTTGGTACGGTTCAATATTTTGGCATCAATACCTTTACGACGGGGATTTACAATACTTGGTTTGGGATGGGCGATCGCGTGGCAGCTTCCAAACTGGCGGCGTTTTTAATGCTATTTGTCTTTATTTTAATCGTTCTGGAACGTTTTTCCCGCCGCCGCGCCCGCTACTACCAATCTACTGGCAGCGATCGCACGGTGCCACCCTACCAGCTTACAGGAATACGTGCGGCGGCGGCAAGTTTGGTGTGTTTGCTGCCCTGTGCCATTGGCTTTTTGCTACCAGCGGGGATTTTGTTGAAAATGAGTCTCGACAATCTCCAAACCTTCGACCATCGTTTTTGGGAACTGTCGCAACATAGCTTTGGCTTGGCTGTAGCAACGGCGATTTTGGGGGTTGCCATTGCGTTAATTATTGCCTATGGGGTACGGTTGCAACCCAACGCTCTCATGCGGTTTTCCGCCAGAGTCGCTTCCATGGGTTATGCTATTCCTGGGGCGGTGATTGCAGTGGGGATTTTGATTCCTATGGGCAATTTGGATAATTCTATCGATGCCTGGATGCGATCGCAATTTGGGATTTCCACCGGTTTGTTGCTCAGCGGTACGGTTTTTGCTTTAATTTTCGCCTATATCGTGCGTTTTCTTGCTGTTTCCTTCGGTACCGTAGAATCCAGCCTCAACAAAATCCATCCCAATTTAGATGCCGCTGCTCGTTCTTTAGGGCACAATACGACAAGTACCCTGCTGCGGGTTCACATTCCCATGATGGCAAGTAGTTTGCTCACTGCCGGCATGTTGGTGTTTGTGGATGTGATGAAAGAATTACCCGCTACGATTATCATTCGTCCTTTTAACTTTAACACCTTGGCCGTACGGGTGTATAATTTAGCTTCCGACGAACGACTTGCCGAAGCCGCTGCCCCAGCTTTGGCGATTGTGTTGGTAGGCATTGTACCAGTGATTTTGTTAAGCTGGCAAATTTCGCGCGCTCGGCAGTAG
- a CDS encoding ABC transporter ATP-binding protein, with translation MAAVILHLEGVTKKFARNQAPAVESVDLQLASGEILGLLGPSGCGKTTLLRTIGGFETPQAGTIDIDGDRVAGGGKWIPPEKRNVGMVFQDYALFPHLNVHKNIAFGLKHAKRQGNLVSSHQKRVAEVLSLVGLEGMAKRYPHELSGGQQQRVALARALAPYPAMVLLDEPLSNLDAQVRLRLRQEVREILKNTGTSAIFVTHDREEALSVCDRVALMRQGRVEQMGTPEEIYTHPASRFVAEFVTQANFLPAIRKGEVWETEVGCFPRNDDSVEVDTADLMVRQEDLLLTPQENASVAIRDRQFLGREHRYCLQTPSGKELHARLAAKNSLPIGTHVALQVNPEAIQVFPR, from the coding sequence ATGGCTGCTGTCATTCTTCACCTAGAAGGAGTCACCAAAAAATTTGCTCGCAACCAAGCACCAGCGGTGGAATCGGTGGATTTGCAATTGGCTAGCGGGGAAATTTTAGGTTTGCTTGGTCCTTCTGGCTGTGGCAAAACCACCCTCTTGCGTACAATTGGCGGTTTTGAAACCCCCCAAGCCGGGACCATCGACATCGATGGCGATCGCGTGGCTGGCGGTGGCAAATGGATACCGCCAGAAAAACGCAATGTAGGCATGGTATTTCAAGATTATGCCTTATTTCCCCACCTCAATGTCCATAAAAATATTGCTTTTGGACTGAAACACGCCAAACGCCAGGGAAATCTGGTTTCCTCGCATCAAAAGCGCGTGGCTGAAGTTTTATCGTTGGTGGGATTGGAAGGCATGGCCAAACGCTATCCCCACGAACTTTCTGGGGGTCAGCAGCAGCGGGTGGCTTTAGCCAGAGCCTTGGCACCCTATCCGGCCATGGTACTGTTAGACGAACCGTTAAGCAATTTGGACGCGCAAGTGCGCCTGCGGTTGCGGCAAGAAGTGCGAGAAATTCTCAAAAATACAGGGACTTCGGCGATTTTTGTTACCCACGACCGGGAAGAAGCTTTGTCAGTATGCGATCGCGTGGCCTTGATGCGTCAAGGTCGCGTGGAACAAATGGGAACCCCGGAAGAAATTTACACCCACCCTGCCTCGCGCTTCGTTGCCGAGTTTGTGACCCAAGCCAATTTCCTGCCTGCCATTCGCAAAGGGGAGGTTTGGGAAACGGAAGTGGGGTGTTTTCCCCGCAACGATGATAGTGTTGAAGTGGATACCGCCGATTTGATGGTGCGCCAGGAAGATTTACTGCTTACCCCCCAAGAAAATGCCAGCGTAGCCATTCGCGATCGGCAATTTTTAGGCAGGGAACACCGATATTGCCTGCAAACCCCCTCCGGCAAAGAACTCCACGCGCGTTTGGCAGCGAAAAACAGCCTCCCCATCGGCACCCATGTTGCTTTGCAGGTCAACCCAGAAGCCATTCAGGTCTTCCCGCGCTAA
- a CDS encoding cupin domain-containing protein translates to METLASLLSPYPLQEFLQENWTQKGVFIPAERRDKFAHLFSWQDLNYLLNFHNYTYPDLRFSQGGRVLSPCSAKDWVKRCQEGATLILNHVHQRVPVLAELAAALHREVGHRVQVNTYCSWPSQQGFSCHYDTHEVFILQIKGNKEWFVFEDTIKYPRKNARTLGVEPPESDPYIHEVLRPGDLLYIPRGHWHYAIACDRPSLHLTLGIPGRTGVDWLRWLVGELQNDPAWRENLPLATAEDTAALEYHLHGLVDRLIDTLKQEKWVQKYARSHSHRSDRVPEISLPSQAGFDVFADGFDTQFRRAKFQNLRIEWQPETEQYQLAFAHKEINLTNVTDRFVQNLRQRHQFTVWEAMDWLPECDLEADILPLLWELVREGVLAVDSPDFPE, encoded by the coding sequence ATGGAAACCCTTGCCAGCTTACTTTCTCCCTATCCCCTACAGGAATTTTTGCAGGAAAATTGGACCCAAAAAGGCGTTTTTATCCCAGCAGAAAGGAGGGATAAGTTTGCGCATTTATTTTCCTGGCAGGATTTAAATTATTTGTTGAACTTCCATAACTATACCTATCCTGACTTGCGTTTTTCCCAAGGGGGTCGGGTGTTGTCCCCTTGCAGTGCCAAAGATTGGGTGAAACGCTGCCAGGAAGGGGCAACGCTGATTTTAAACCACGTCCACCAGCGAGTGCCGGTGCTGGCGGAGTTGGCAGCGGCGTTGCATCGGGAAGTGGGACACCGGGTGCAGGTGAATACTTACTGTTCCTGGCCGTCCCAGCAAGGGTTTTCCTGCCATTACGATACCCACGAGGTATTTATTTTACAAATTAAGGGGAATAAGGAGTGGTTTGTGTTTGAGGATACGATTAAATATCCTCGTAAGAATGCCCGTACGTTGGGGGTGGAACCGCCGGAGAGCGATCCTTATATCCATGAGGTGTTGCGTCCGGGGGATTTGCTGTACATTCCGCGGGGACACTGGCACTACGCGATCGCGTGCGATCGCCCTTCGTTGCATTTAACCTTGGGAATTCCCGGTCGTACGGGGGTAGACTGGTTGCGCTGGCTGGTGGGGGAACTGCAAAACGACCCCGCCTGGCGGGAAAATTTGCCCCTGGCTACAGCAGAAGATACGGCGGCGTTGGAATATCACTTGCATGGGTTGGTGGACCGGTTAATTGATACCCTCAAACAGGAAAAATGGGTGCAAAAATATGCCAGAAGCCACTCCCATCGAAGCGATCGCGTACCGGAAATTTCCCTCCCCAGCCAGGCAGGCTTTGACGTGTTTGCCGACGGCTTCGACACCCAATTTCGCCGCGCCAAATTCCAAAACCTGCGAATAGAATGGCAGCCGGAAACCGAGCAATATCAACTTGCTTTTGCCCACAAGGAAATTAATCTCACAAACGTTACCGATCGGTTCGTACAAAATCTGCGCCAGCGCCATCAATTTACCGTTTGGGAAGCGATGGATTGGCTGCCTGAGTGCGACCTAGAAGCCGATATCCTGCCTTTGTTGTGGGAATTGGTGCGGGAAGGAGTTTTGGCAGTTGATTCGCCGGATTTCCCAGAATAG
- a CDS encoding PstS family phosphate ABC transporter substrate-binding protein yields MLKNRFAFLGAAAAVTAATIGLSANFVQSQSLSGTIRIDGSSTVFPITEAVAEEFQGTHSEVRVPVGVSGTGGGFKKFCVGETDISDASRQIKQTEQEKCAANGIDYIEIPVAYDAITVVVHPENTWATQMSVEQLKTLWEPQAEGEITMWSDMNSSWPNQEISLYGPGTDSGTFDYFTEAIVGEEDASRADYTASEDDNVLVLGVAEDKYALGYFGYSYYYENRDKLQAVAVNGVKPSQQTVESGQYSPLSRPLYIYVNKESLERPEVKAFVEFYLNNAPTYVNEVGYVPLSETTYSAFLEDL; encoded by the coding sequence ATGTTAAAAAATCGCTTTGCTTTTCTCGGTGCCGCCGCTGCAGTAACTGCTGCGACCATTGGACTGTCTGCGAACTTCGTGCAGTCCCAATCCCTGTCCGGTACCATCCGCATTGACGGTTCCAGCACCGTTTTCCCAATTACGGAAGCGGTTGCGGAAGAATTTCAAGGCACCCATTCTGAAGTCAGAGTTCCCGTGGGTGTTTCCGGGACTGGCGGTGGTTTCAAGAAATTCTGCGTTGGCGAAACCGACATTTCCGACGCCTCTCGTCAAATTAAACAAACCGAGCAAGAGAAATGTGCCGCCAACGGCATTGACTACATAGAAATCCCCGTTGCTTACGACGCCATTACGGTTGTCGTCCACCCCGAAAACACCTGGGCTACGCAAATGAGCGTCGAACAGCTCAAAACCCTATGGGAACCCCAGGCTGAAGGGGAAATTACCATGTGGAGCGATATGAATTCTTCCTGGCCCAATCAGGAAATTAGCCTCTACGGTCCGGGAACGGATTCCGGTACGTTCGACTACTTCACCGAAGCCATTGTTGGCGAAGAAGATGCCAGCCGCGCCGACTACACCGCCAGTGAAGACGATAACGTCTTGGTTCTTGGCGTTGCGGAAGATAAATACGCGCTTGGCTATTTCGGTTACTCCTACTATTACGAAAACCGTGACAAACTACAAGCGGTGGCCGTTAATGGTGTTAAACCTTCCCAGCAAACGGTAGAAAGTGGCCAATACTCTCCGCTGTCTCGTCCTCTGTACATTTACGTAAACAAAGAGTCTCTGGAACGTCCGGAAGTGAAGGCTTTTGTAGAGTTCTATCTGAACAACGCACCCACCTACGTCAACGAAGTGGGTTACGTTCCCCTCAGCGAGACCACCTATAGCGCTTTCTTGGAAGACCTATAA